The Candidatus Bathyarchaeota archaeon sequence TTCTAAAGCGTTTAATAGATGAAAAGGGGGCGGGTGGGGTCGTAGTTGCTTTCTCCGGAGGCGTGGACAGTTCAACTCTGGCTGCCGTATGCCATGATATCCTAGGAGATAAGGTCGTGGCAGTGACCGCTAATTCTCCGACGTACCTATCTGCGGAATTGGAGGACGCAAAGAGTGTGGCCAAGGAGATCGGCATTAGACACCATATAATCGAAACCGACGAGTTCTCACAGCAGGACTTTGTAAGCAATCCAGAGAATCGGTGTTTCTTCTGTAAAACTGAATTGCTGACCTCTTCCCAGTCATTCGCTCGTGAGATCGGTTTCACCACTGTCTTTGAGGGGACGAACTTTAGCGATCTAGGTGGTCACAGACCTGGGTTTGACGCAGTGAAGGAGGGGAAGAACGTTTTTAGCCCTTGGGTAGAGGCGGAATTCACGAAGGATGAGATTCGGGCCCTAGCAAAGAGTATGGGGCTATCGGTTCACGATAAGCCTTCATTAGCCTGTCTAGCGTCCAGAATTCCCTTCGGGGTCAATATCACGATGGAAAAGCTTTCCCGGGTCGGGTCGGCGGAGCAGCTCATCAAAGAGAAATTTGGCGTCAGGCAAATCCGGGTCCGGGACCACGATGGATTGGCGAGGATAGAGGTGGGACGGGACGAAAGGCATCTTCTTTTTGACGTTGGGGTCATGAATACGGTCGTCAAAGAACTAAAGTTATTGGGCTTCAACTTCATCACTTTTGACATGGAAGGTTACAGGACGGGAAGCATGCTGGTGACCGCCGAAAACATTGGAAGTTGATGGACGCGCGTCCATCGCATTCAACAGTTCCCTAATGGGAAGCTATCTCTCGCCTCGCCTGATCTGTGACAAGACTCATTATCTCTCGCAGGGTCCTACCCGTTTTCTCGGCTAAAGACCTGACATCCTCGAACTCGGGCTTGACCTGGATAACCCTCCCCTCGCGGTTCCTCGAAACCTTCACCTGTACTATCCCCTCTAGCCCCTTCAGCTTAACCTCCATAGAAGTCACGTCTCTAGTGAGGATATGCCTCTTGCTGGGGTACATTCTGACGCCCAATGTGCCCGTCTCCTCCATCAGCAGCATAGTGAGAGGGTGTACGTTCTCTCTATCAGTGATCACTTTAAGAATGTGCCCCGGCCGGTTTTTCTTAGTGGTCATTGGGATGACGCTGATATCCCTGGCTCCTCCCTGCAACATCCTGTCGATGGTATATCCGATTACTTCACCTGTAGCATCATCTAGATTGGTCTCCAAGACGTAGATTTCGTCTACCATGAGGCTGGATCTAGTGGGCTCTCCCAGGGTTAGACGCACGATATTAGGCATGGATTCAAAGTCTTTCGTCCCAGATCCGTAGCCTATCCTTGTCGGCTTTATAGGGGGATAGAACGGAGTAACCTCGTCGACGATGTTTACGAGCAATGCAGCCCCCGTGGGAGTTGTCAGTTCGAAATCTATTGGCCCGCCAACCAACGGGAAACCCTTCGCTCTCAAAATCTCGAGGGTGGCAGGAGCAGGGCTCTGGACGTTACCGTGAGAGAACTTGAAGATACCGCCCCCCACAGCCACCGGGGTTGAGTATATCTTGGTGTCCTTCGTTAG is a genomic window containing:
- the larE gene encoding ATP-dependent sacrificial sulfur transferase LarE, with protein sequence MTVEDYFGKYEVLKRLIDEKGAGGVVVAFSGGVDSSTLAAVCHDILGDKVVAVTANSPTYLSAELEDAKSVAKEIGIRHHIIETDEFSQQDFVSNPENRCFFCKTELLTSSQSFAREIGFTTVFEGTNFSDLGGHRPGFDAVKEGKNVFSPWVEAEFTKDEIRALAKSMGLSVHDKPSLACLASRIPFGVNITMEKLSRVGSAEQLIKEKFGVRQIRVRDHDGLARIEVGRDERHLLFDVGVMNTVVKELKLLGFNFITFDMEGYRTGSMLVTAENIGS
- the larC gene encoding nickel pincer cofactor biosynthesis protein LarC, whose amino-acid sequence is MRVLVIDCQLAGIAGDMLVGSLLDLGVDIPRFIEVMEDSAKYLEGCDCLVVEVEDVVRRGFRAKKLHVKAKETGHHHLMGSKLRDAILNIADDFKLSENGKVLATRTIDSLIGAEAKVHGETPSEVHLHEAGSIDTVVDIIGTVYALDELGLTKDTKIYSTPVAVGGGIFKFSHGNVQSPAPATLEILRAKGFPLVGGPIDFELTTPTGAALLVNIVDEVTPFYPPIKPTRIGYGSGTKDFESMPNIVRLTLGEPTRSSLMVDEIYVLETNLDDATGEVIGYTIDRMLQGGARDISVIPMTTKKNRPGHILKVITDRENVHPLTMLLMEETGTLGVRMYPSKRHILTRDVTSMEVKLKGLEGIVQVKVSRNREGRVIQVKPEFEDVRSLAEKTGRTLREIMSLVTDQARREIASH